CAGTTGGGATCAATAAATCATCAGCAGAGGAGATGCTTTTAGATTGTTTCCAGAATAAATTTAGTACACAGTGAACTACTCAAGTTTTATAATGTCTCCTGGCGATCCCAAGATTAAACATGTCAGTCCACAGTTAAAGATGAGATGGATCCAGTCAACCAACTCATAACTCATTTCTATATAACCACTCACTTTTGTTggtaaagggatagttcactttcggtttatattatttcagtttttgagCATGTTTCTGAATGgctcagacagttttttttatgtgtaatgatggttattttaagtatttatttaagtgTTTGAAGCCCTGCAGTCTTTGCAGTGGTACACATAGGGACTTTGGGTGTTTGCGGTCTTTCTGCAAGAAAAATACCTAAGAAGCAACTCCAGAGCAGCTTATAGGGTGATGTTACATTTTCACAGGCAGCCTGGTATCAAATACTTTCTTTCTTGTACATGAAAGAAAAATCTTGGCGGGACCATATGAAATACAGGCTTAAGAAAGAATAGGTAGACTTGTGCGCTTTAAAATGTCCCTTCGGACGTTTATTTCCCCATGCATAGTTTGGACAAGTGTGTAGTGGAACTTCATAGAGATTTAAAAacgaaagaaaaacaaacaaaaaaaatcttgcatCCATTGTTTTTTCACCTCATTATCaacattctgtcatttttaattattaacaaAATGGTGCTTATTGATGTTGAGCGTGTCAATTCATCACAAGTCCTTCACAGGGGGGCTAGGTTTGGATTAGGAAAAGTGCTggtaaaacataaatatgctACAAAAAGGGCTTCTAGAAAGGAATTGTTCAGCAAATGTCTACAACAATGCGAAATGGGATTTAAAGGTACTTTCTCTGCTTGTCCCACCATAGCGAAATATGTTGAAATgtatccattaaaaataaagtctATTTAAACACTCCCATCTAAAATATGTTACACCAAAATGCCTTGTACGTCTATAAAACTCTGTgattcacacagcactgttatgAGAATGCAACAAAgcaagaacaaataaaaacttaaattatgtttccaacagaacaaacatttttatgtcatttcctgttttcatttttaagttttCAACAGCAGAGGACTTGGATTTACACATCTCATATGAGAAACCTAAATACAGTATACCACGCAGCAAGCTAAGGCTTCATTGTATTTATCAGTTTCAGTGAAGATTGCATGACATGGTTTCTTCTTTGAACGGAGAGTAATGTAAACTGCAAAGACGTTTGCGCATacgacacaaaacaaaaataaatgtaacttttgAATCGAGATGCAAAATGCGCAATGTATTTTTATAGGTTTTCcttcaatttaaattttatacCTGGCTCACGCAGATATTTAAACATGTGAAACAATAAGGACATAAGTTGTTAGTGGACAACAAAGTCGAGACTGGCACTCTTCACCAACCATTGTTCAGTCATTTTTTGTCGGTTGCgtttgtttttatctgtttCTTGGAAACACAATACAAACCACATCCAACAAGTAGCCAACTCTTCCTCTTGTACTTGCTCCTAAAGGACTGAACATGGAATTTCCCCTCAATGGTTCTAATACCACAAACCACTCGCAAAAGTGGAACCCTTACGTCACTTAGATTGAGTTTGACTAAACAGGCGAAGAAGAAACACTTTCTTTAAATCTAAAACTCACCAAAAGAGCATCCAgcacaaaaactaaaaacacgCAAACAACTAAAACAGGGTTTGTTACAGGCTTCAGTGATGACAGTGCAGATCAAAGGTTTCCCTACATCGGTGAACACTAATTGAACATGATGGGCTGAAAACAggtaaacaataaaataacgaAAGTACTACAAACAGCATATTTTGACAGAAACTAGGTAGTTTATGTTCACATGAAATCAGTGAAGACTCGAagataaatatttcacatttttgccatccctcccccctcccgaaTAAAGAAATGTGGTAAAGTTGAATATTTTCACAGATTTCAGCTATAGATCGCAGTCTTAGAACGGTTCTAGCGTCATTACAGCAGTCTCGCCTTTTCGTTTATTTCAGTGATGGAGCCAGTGTTTtaacaaaacatacagtatattatcttttaaaaacGTAATCCAAACACACTAAAATCACCATAGGCAATGGTTACAGAACCTGTTCACTTCAGGCAGTTTCCTTACCAGTGACtgatttgagaaaataaaacaatttttaaattcgGTCAAATGAATAATAACATTCAAATTAATTAGAAGTTgtattcaaaatgacaaaaatacacCCCACAGTCCATCaaggtaaaattaaaaaaggataaaTGTAGAGTCCAAACTTTTAATACATGACACTCCAAACGTGACTGTGTTCACACTTTTTTAAGTGTGCAGGTAGCAGATTTCATCTCCTTAGTGTAATATTAAATTGACCCATTGATGAGTAATAAGTTACCATAGTAACAATACCCTGGAACATCGGGTAACTAACAGCAGCCCCCGATGCCTGATGAGTAACAGTCTCTTCAGTCTCACATGCAGCCACAACCGTCAGGGGAGGAGGCGGCCACAGCAAGTCTGGGTGGGGCCAGTTTGCTTCTTGTTGGATTGCCTGTCTgaaggagaggggcggggttcaGGGCTGGGGTGAGAGACTCACTTGACGTGTTCGGCGCTGTGGGAGGAGCAGTAGTATTTTTTGTGGGCTATGAAGGTGGAGAGACTGCTGAACCTGATGTTGCACAGCCTGCAGTAGCGGCTGTTTCCGTTCTGCAAGGGGGAGACCAGGGCAGCTTTTGGGGCCAGGTGAGCAGGGCCGTGGGGGTTGGGTTTGTCCGCCGACTGCGAGTGTAACCCCGCCTCCTTAAGGGTCTCAGGCTGGTGTAGGACAGGCAAGGGGGTGGTGcccggggaggaggagggtggggaagTGGACGGGGCCCCGCGGTGCATGGGGCTTCCGTTCAGCAGGGGCGAGGAAGATGTGGGAGAGATGCTCTCCCTCTTCACCTGGCCGTTCACATTGTCTCTGCCAGGCTGCTTGGGAGGCGTGGCCGGTTTGGAGGACCTGGGGCTCATACTGGGACTTACCCTGGTGGTgttagggggcggggcctctgggCTTGCCACACCCCCAGGCTGGAGGGCCAGAACCAATCCGTGCGTGGTTCTGAAATGCTCCATCAGGTCACCCACCACGCCCCCACTCTGGGGGCAGTAGGGACACAccatggggggctggggggatcCCAGGGCCTTCATGCCTGGTACAAAATGCAGTGGAGCCCCCTCGGGTCCCAAGGGGCTGTGAAGAGCGGGAGCGGGTTCGATTTTGGCCCCCTTGACAACCCCCAACCGCTCAGCGTGGAGTTCCGGGAGGCCgggcctgggggcgggggaggtggAAGCAGGCCTCCGTAGCTTGTGTAGCTgctccagggggcgctgttgctgCTGGAGTGGCGTGGCAGGGCAGTAATAGGCCTTGTGTGCCAGGTAGTTCTCGATGCTGTTAAAGCTGATGCAGCAGGCCGTGCATTTGTGGTAGTCGGTCagcgggaggggcggggctggaggcaGGGCTCTCTGGGGCTCCCGGAGGCGGGGCCTCTTACTGAGATCAATGGGGCCCTCCCCCTCTGGGCAGGTCCCAGGCGAGGGGGCGGAGACCCCCTCCTGCTTCACCCCCGTTGTTGGTGTGGGAGCGGGGTTAGGGGTGGAGGCGGAGCGAGCCAGGGCCTGGGCACGAGCCATGTGGATCTCGTACATCTTCTTGCGCTTGCGGGTGCGCACGGGCTGCGGCAGGAAGGCGGCGGCCTTGCCGTGGGAGTGGTGGGGCCGCTGGTTGCTGGGGTCGTGGCGGGAGGCGCAGTAGAAGCGCTTGTGCACCATGTAGTTCTCGTGGCGGCTGAAGCGGATGTTGCAGGCCTGGCAGAAGGTGGCGGCGGGGTCCTCGTCCGGATCCTCGCCTTCCCCGGAAGCGCCGCCGGGGCTCGGGCTGCTCTCGCTCGCCCGGCCCCCGCTCCCGCTCTCCCCCTCGGAGCCCGACGGCTCCCTCGGGCCCGCGTCTTCGCTCTTCACCTCCGCGCGCTTGCCGTCGGCGGCGCCCCCTTGTGGCGGCTCCGCGTCGCTGCGCGAGGCGGAAGGCGCGCGGGTGGCTTCCGACacaggggaggaggagctgatcCCCGCGGGAGGCTCCGCCCCATCCTTGGCCTGGGGCGCGGCGATGGGCGCGGCAGCGGGCGTGTCCCCTTGCTGCTGGTGCCGGCTGGAGCAGTACAGTCTCTTGTGGACGTAGAAGTTGTTGACATTGTTGAAGGTGATGTCACACTCGAAGCACGTCGCCCCCTTCTGGATAGGTGAGCCGGCGGCAGTGTAGAACGCGGCGGTCGCCGCGCCGACACCGGGGGCGTGGCCCTGCTTTAGACGGCTGTGCACCATCTCCGACATCTTGGCCAGGATCTCTGACGCCTGAGGTAGGATGGCTTCGGGGCCAAACATGTACTGGGGAAGGAACACGGCCCCTCcgggaagccccgcccccaccccgccctggtGTGCTGGGCTGGAGCCCGGCGTGGGGCTGGGAGGCTCCGCCTTCACAGCCACCGAGGGCGGGGTCTTggcggtgggcggggtttgggtGACGCTGGCTGTTCCCGGGCGGCCGTCCGGCCCTGCTCCTTCCTTCCCGTTCAGGCCCGGCCCCTCATCTCCCTCGTTCTCGGAGTCGGAAGGGGGCTCCTCTTTGACCCGTACCCCGGAGTCCAGGGGGCTTCTGCCGCCCTCGCGAGGGGTGGCGGAGCCCCCGTTGGCGCCCGGGGTGTCCGAATCGGGCAGGGGCGCGCACGCCGGCTCGGGGCTCTCGGAGGAGGACGGCGGAGTccgccggggggcggggctcctcTCGGCCACGCCCCTCACCTCCAGGTGGGTCCGCACGTGCTGTTGGAGGAGGGCGGGAGAGTCCGCCCCAAATCCGCACACCTGGCACTTCAACACGACCCCACAGTCTGGAGGACCAAGTCCTACAACAttaagagaaaagaaacaaaacagaaaagaagaGGAAAGGAGAAGATGATAGAGTACATAACAGATCAGAGGTAAGAGGAGAAGGAAATGGAACAATATTGTAAACACATTACCCTATATGGACAACACCACTTCTACAACTAGGGGTACCAGTATTCCCTTGTTCAAATTCACGAAGCAACACTCATGTTATGGGGGAGACGGTTACCTTGGTGAGATTACATTTGTGGGGAATGGTAACCATGGTATGGTAAACTCAGAAGAGCACTATCTAGTGGTCACCTGATTTTTCAGTGCATCGCACAGTAATAGTAAATTCAGGTCTATGATTACAGTGACCATGTAGGTAGAagtaaacaataataaatattacagaaaaatatgtaGTTAAATAACTTTGCACATTGCTTTCTTGGCTGCTGAGTAACAAGGAAGCTACCAGAAAGTCTCAGTAAAGTTAACTAGCTAGCCGTTTTGGTGTGTGGCATGTAGCTACTATTGTtgttacagtaggctacagttAGTCATGGGCTAACTGGTTCACACTCTTGAGAAGCTTGCGAGCTAGCTATCGAAAATCTCCACCACTCGTGCTTGAGGTACCTGTCGCCAGCGGCAATGGGGGAAGTCCAGGGCCAGGGGAGTAGACCTCGCTGCGGGAGCCGGGCTGGCAGACCATGTGGCAGGTGACCAGGTGGCTGTAGAGGATGTCGCGGGTGGTGGAGACGAAGCCGCAGCCGTGACACACGCCGTTCAGCGTGTCCGTGTGCACCTTCAGGTGCCGCTCGCAGTTGGCCTTGGTGGTGAACGCCGACAGGCAGATCAGGCACACGAAGGGCCGCTCGCCTGtgacgcacacatacgcacatgcgcTTCAGTCATCTGCGTTGGCTAGGCCTCAGGATCCAGCGAATCCTGAGACTGCTTAAATGCAGTACATTGCACACAGCTATAGATTTCCATTTGTCTCATGGGAAATTGTGTTCTGGGTTGGCAGTTACCTACACAAGTGCTTTAGTGACATTGCACATAAAGTCACTCAGGTGTAAGTGTTCATAGCCAGATCTATACCGCTTGCTCATGTCACTCAGGTGAATGCACTCACATTCTCTCACATTGCAAATTGTTGTAGAACTCCATTCTGGTAGGGGGAAATAGATGTTCTGAGAACAGATCACTGTATTTTTGCAAGTTGTTTTTCACTGTTCAGTACTCCAGTACACAACCACTTGAATAGCACTGCATAATTGAAACAtataattgattgattgacataAGATCGAGTCCAGGTACATAATTCAGTAATATATGATGAGGCAATGGTGTATTGCAGGGTTCCCCAACCCAAGTTGTAGAGCAGCAGGATGTGCTGGATCTGGCTGTTATTCAGTgcttaaagcagttgattacaccgTTAACTCACCTAATCTGGTTTCTTGAGTATGCCTATTTATTTTAACGTGacaacaaaaactagcagaccCTGCAGTATTCCAGAACTATAGTTTTGTGATCACAGAAAACCGTGACTCAACGATGCAATCGTGTTACGACTCTAATAAGGTCATTATATGTCGATCTCATGCCTTGTGTTAACGAGGCAGTCGTTTTGATGACCAACTCAAACGAGGCAATAAAGCGTCAGCCGTGTGACGCCTCTAACGAGGCCACTCTGTCACGATAATATCACAACTCAAACGAGGCAGTTAAGCGATTGTCATGCGATGACCCTGACGAGGCGTGTGCGTGCGAACCGAAGCGGCGCCGCGGTCGCTAGCGCCTCACCgctgtgcgtgcgcatgtggaTCTCCAGGGAGCTGGCGCTGGGGCAGCTCTTGTTGCAGTGGGGGAAGGGGCACACGCGCTCGTTGGGGTACGAGTCGCGGGGCTTCTCCGGCGGGGGCGAGGCGGGATCCTGCTTTTGGCGGCTGGCGCAGTAGTACATCAGGTGAGCCTGCAGGTTCCGCTCGCTCCGGTACCAGATCCCACAGTCCTTACACGGGAAGATGTCCTCTGGACCAATCACACGACAGCACCGAGGTTAGGGAACCAATCGCATTAGAGCATGAAGGTTTTTTTAGAGCCCATTAGCATAGCAACTTGGAGGCAAGAAGCGGTCAATACTAGAAGGCCTACCTAGAGAGGATGGAAGTTCCCACCCAGCATTGAGACAGATAGATGAAACATAAAATAGACCGTTTGGGGAAGGGtaatattattttctcttttttctcattttttatcaattaaattaaacgtaatatatttacatttattacgAGATCAGGCTGTCAGTGGGACTTGGGCGGAACTTCTGTCCTTCCTAGGGTGGCAATCTAGACGACCGCAAGAAGCTAATCGCATGATTAGCGCTAACACGAGTAAGTATCCAACCCCTCTTCAGATTCACAAGTTTCAATCTCTATAACATCAGTCACAATCATTGTCAGTAGCAACCACTCCACTGCTCATCTATTCTACATTTAGTTTGTTTTGGATTTCATAAGCTCAAAAGTGGAGCTGACAGTCAActattttgtaataaataaaacaaatcagacACCATAATACCTATAGCTGTATGACCTCATCTTTGTATAATATGCTAAGTTACATGTTTATTTGATTATCTGTTCTCTCACCATTCCATAATCACCACAGTAATACAAACACAGAAgtccagagagacagaaagaaagagagagagagaaagaattaAACAAGTGCAGGTAATCTAACTGATCTTGTGTCAGGACTCATATTCAGTGTCTCATTTGGTAATGACTTCTCCAGGGAAGTAATGACCTGGTTCCATGCAGAAGTAATTTAACAGGGAAACAAGAATATGAAGAACGGCGTTTCATTCCACAGGTTAATACCTGGTGATTCATCGTCCTCtcacatcacagcacagccacatTTAATGAGGACTTTTATTCTGACATGCCACACTGTCTTTCTGAAGTGTGGGACAAATTTGGTATCCTTGAGAGAACATTAAAGGGCCATTCAGATCAAAAAGAATTCAGTGTGAACTAGCGAGTTTTAGAATCCTAATGGCCCCTACGGTCTCGGAGATTCAACACATCAAATCTTGACTTTAAAGAGCTTAAAGAAAAGACGGAGCCGTTTGATCAACTTTTAACGTCTTGTTATGGAAACTGTCGTTTTTGATGTGCACCATGTCGTCTTTAGTCTGTAACACTAAGATTATATTAATGAAAGCTCATTTCTCTTCTCACATTCTGCAGTCACAGTAGTGATGTGAATTAGGTGTTACTGTTTCTATGGTTATTTAGTATGGTTGGGAATATATATGGGAACAGTTGATTTATCTCCAAAAACATCATCAACGTCATATTTAATCCCGTCCCCACTGTATGCACCAGGTGACCTGGCTCCCCCATCATGAGCAGCACCTGACTGGTGTGTTACCACAGAGTACTGGTACTCACCTTTTTTTTGCTATCAAATGTTTTTGATTGTATATATACAGAACCCAAGCACCCTCGGTGGTGGCATCCCATTAAATGAACTAATACATAGCAAGAACACCGGTACTCACTGTTGATTACAGCTGTTGCCAGGATAGCTGCCATTCCTGcctgctgggggaggagctggaTTTCGGAGTGCAGCGCTGCTGGGTAGgctggctcctcctccttcactggtgcattgtgggtttcAGTAGCCGTGGACCGCTCCTCCATGGTGGGTCCGAACAGAGTGGCCAGTAAGCGGTCTCCAGCGTGGAGCTCCTGGGTCACCTTGCAGTATAGTTCCTGACCTGGGGAGGGACCGGGTTTAGGTTTGGAACtgaggtcacatggtggagaatATAAACCCAGTTTTTGTCAAGCTAGTGTAAATGgtaatggatggtaaatggactgcatttatatagcgcttttatccaaagcgctttacaatttatgcctctcattcgccagagcagttaggggttaggggttaggtgtcttgctcaaggacacttcgacatgcccagggtggggtttgaaccggcaaccctccgactagtGTGCCATTCATACATAGCTGTGGGATTGTAAGGACAACATTACACATTCAAAGCACAGCAAAACTACAAGAACGGCTGAGGCAACACTGTGTTCAAcacaaatgtactgtactgagtAAAGATTATGCAATCCACATCAAAATTACTTTTCATAACAGCAGTTATGAATTTGTTAGGGGATCTTTCATCTTTAATTATGAACTCAAAACATGACACGTTAGAACAGGAATACATAGTCACagaaacaggccattcagcccatcttgGCTTGTCATTTGCTGCATTTCAGGGACTACAAGAACCATCAGCAGACAAACTATAAAATGTACTGAAAACCTTCTAAATGCCATATTGTGGGCTGATGACGTTTGAATGTGACCCAGTTTTAAGCTGTAAGGTTGTAGTAGTTCAGAAGAACTGTGTAAATCATGGAGCAGGATTATGCACTTGTGCCGAAGCAGTCAGGAATATGTCCAagctgtggtggtggtggtcagCATATGTGGTTCAGCAGTCAGTGGTTCTACCTTGGCCATAGATGGTGCAGTTTGCCCCAGTTTGGCTAGAGGTGACCGGCAGCTTTTTCAGCCAGAGCTCAGTGTCTGCGCTGACCACAGTGAGACTCGGGCCCTGCaaacagagggacagagtgagagagagtgagtgagtgcgtgagaaAGGTAAGAAGAAATAGATAATCGCATTTACAAGCAATGTTTGACTCACggtgtcacacaaaaaaatttacAATACCAGGCATGTACGTATTTtcaggaacacacagacacacaaagtgTTCTAAACCGTGCAAatgaaaagaagagaaacaagCCCTCGAAAA
This region of Anguilla anguilla isolate fAngAng1 chromosome 5, fAngAng1.pri, whole genome shotgun sequence genomic DNA includes:
- the zfpm1 gene encoding zinc finger protein ZFPM1 isoform X2; the encoded protein is MGTIQWSRPQQGEGQGAGGRGQELYCKVTQELHAGDRLLATLFGPTMEERSTATETHNAPVKEEEPAYPAALHSEIQLLPQQAGMAAILATAVINKDIFPCKDCGIWYRSERNLQAHLMYYCASRQKQDPASPPPEKPRDSYPNERVCPFPHCNKSCPSASSLEIHMRTHSGERPFVCLICLSAFTTKANCERHLKVHTDTLNGVCHGCGFVSTTRDILYSHLVTCHMVCQPGSRSEVYSPGPGLPPLPLATGLGPPDCGVVLKCQVCGFGADSPALLQQHVRTHLEVRGVAERSPAPRRTPPSSSESPEPACAPLPDSDTPGANGGSATPREGGRSPLDSGVRVKEEPPSDSENEGDEGPGLNGKEGAGPDGRPGTASVTQTPPTAKTPPSVAVKAEPPSPTPGSSPAHQGGVGAGLPGGAVFLPQYMFGPEAILPQASEILAKMSEMVHSRLKQGHAPGVGAATAAFYTAAGSPIQKGATCFECDITFNNVNNFYVHKRLYCSSRHQQQGDTPAAAPIAAPQAKDGAEPPAGISSSSPVSEATRAPSASRSDAEPPQGGAADGKRAEVKSEDAGPREPSGSEGESGSGGRASESSPSPGGASGEGEDPDEDPAATFCQACNIRFSRHENYMVHKRFYCASRHDPSNQRPHHSHGKAAAFLPQPVRTRKRKKMYEIHMARAQALARSASTPNPAPTPTTGVKQEGVSAPSPGTCPEGEGPIDLSKRPRLREPQRALPPAPPLPLTDYHKCTACCISFNSIENYLAHKAYYCPATPLQQQQRPLEQLHKLRRPASTSPAPRPGLPELHAERLGVVKGAKIEPAPALHSPLGPEGAPLHFVPGMKALGSPQPPMVCPYCPQSGGVVGDLMEHFRTTHGLVLALQPGGVASPEAPPPNTTRVSPSMSPRSSKPATPPKQPGRDNVNGQVKRESISPTSSSPLLNGSPMHRGAPSTSPPSSSPGTTPLPVLHQPETLKEAGLHSQSADKPNPHGPAHLAPKAALVSPLQNGNSRYCRLCNIRFSSLSTFIAHKKYYCSSHSAEHVK
- the zfpm1 gene encoding zinc finger protein ZFPM1 isoform X1 produces the protein MSRRKQSKPRQIKRSLGDLEEGEDNLPDDLSLSGDEGGASDQDDSAECDTSSPGFMPPYTEEPRTEDSPSAPDDEEDEKGPELSVEEDEGEAEPQWDGPDELCLSLVGGVSEVIAQRNLMPNTVWGPYSGHVHNKEKGKEQEGEGPSLTVVSADTELWLKKLPVTSSQTGANCTIYGQGQELYCKVTQELHAGDRLLATLFGPTMEERSTATETHNAPVKEEEPAYPAALHSEIQLLPQQAGMAAILATAVINKDIFPCKDCGIWYRSERNLQAHLMYYCASRQKQDPASPPPEKPRDSYPNERVCPFPHCNKSCPSASSLEIHMRTHSGERPFVCLICLSAFTTKANCERHLKVHTDTLNGVCHGCGFVSTTRDILYSHLVTCHMVCQPGSRSEVYSPGPGLPPLPLATGLGPPDCGVVLKCQVCGFGADSPALLQQHVRTHLEVRGVAERSPAPRRTPPSSSESPEPACAPLPDSDTPGANGGSATPREGGRSPLDSGVRVKEEPPSDSENEGDEGPGLNGKEGAGPDGRPGTASVTQTPPTAKTPPSVAVKAEPPSPTPGSSPAHQGGVGAGLPGGAVFLPQYMFGPEAILPQASEILAKMSEMVHSRLKQGHAPGVGAATAAFYTAAGSPIQKGATCFECDITFNNVNNFYVHKRLYCSSRHQQQGDTPAAAPIAAPQAKDGAEPPAGISSSSPVSEATRAPSASRSDAEPPQGGAADGKRAEVKSEDAGPREPSGSEGESGSGGRASESSPSPGGASGEGEDPDEDPAATFCQACNIRFSRHENYMVHKRFYCASRHDPSNQRPHHSHGKAAAFLPQPVRTRKRKKMYEIHMARAQALARSASTPNPAPTPTTGVKQEGVSAPSPGTCPEGEGPIDLSKRPRLREPQRALPPAPPLPLTDYHKCTACCISFNSIENYLAHKAYYCPATPLQQQQRPLEQLHKLRRPASTSPAPRPGLPELHAERLGVVKGAKIEPAPALHSPLGPEGAPLHFVPGMKALGSPQPPMVCPYCPQSGGVVGDLMEHFRTTHGLVLALQPGGVASPEAPPPNTTRVSPSMSPRSSKPATPPKQPGRDNVNGQVKRESISPTSSSPLLNGSPMHRGAPSTSPPSSSPGTTPLPVLHQPETLKEAGLHSQSADKPNPHGPAHLAPKAALVSPLQNGNSRYCRLCNIRFSSLSTFIAHKKYYCSSHSAEHVK